A single genomic interval of Penicillium psychrofluorescens genome assembly, chromosome: 2 harbors:
- a CDS encoding uncharacterized protein (ID:PFLUO_003369-T1.cds;~source:funannotate), whose product MENTARLELNDPSLLHEASLLNGEWVQAQSNKTFEILDPGSRQTFACCPTNDVADVDQYVVSSQRAFENYRKVNPRERAQMLLKWHQLITNAREDLAKVLSLETGKPMVEAIGEVNYALGFAWWFAGEAERIRGSIGQPSMSDRRTFVIKQPIGVCVSLVPWNFPVAMTIRKVAAALAAGCSMVIKPSPEAPLSILALADLASRAGFPKGVLNVISTDNDNTPAVSERLCKHPLVRKVTFTGSTRVGSIVAKHCSEGVKKVTMELGGNCPFIVFDDADLKEAVAALMILKWRTAGQACTHANRVYVQGGVYDKFADMLCKSTEQNIRVGHGSDPHTTMGPLTTSRGVEKLERHVADAVSHGGMVLYGGKRPVNLAGYFFEPTIISDMTPDMLSTREEIFGPLLGLYKFETEEEAVTLANDTSMGLASYFFTKSVDRTWRLLENLEAGMIGMNTGNSSAAESPFGGIKESGYGKEAGKDVAIEEYLVSKTGTLTVI is encoded by the exons ATGGAAAATACCGCACGCTTAGAG TTGAACGACCCATCTCTGCTCCATGAAGCGTCTTTGCTGAATGGTGAATGGGTCCAAGCCCAATCCAACAAGACCTTTGAGATCCTGG ATCCTGGATCAAGGCAGACCTTTGCATGCTGTCCCACGAACGACGTTGCCGACGTGGACCAGTATGTGGTGTCTTCTCAACGAGCCTTTGAAAACTACCGAAAGGTAAACCCACGCGAGCGAGCACAAATGCTGCTCAAGTGGCACCAGCTCATCACCAATGCTCGCGAGGATCTTGCAAAAGTTTTGTCGCTAGAGACTGGAAAGCCTATGGTGGAAGCGATCGGTGAGGTTAACTACGCATTAGGCTTTGCTTGGTGGTTCGCAGGCGAAGCGGAGCGGATCCGAGGCTCGATTGGACAGCCTTCTATGTCAGACAGACGCACATTCGTCATTAAGCAGCCTATCGGTGTATGTGTTTCCCTGGTGCCATGGAATTTTCCCGTCGCCATGACTATTCGCAAAGTCGCGGCTGCTCTTGCCGCGGGATGCTCGATGGTTATCAAACCTTCTCCTGAAGCTCCACTGAGCATCCTTGCTTTAGCCGATTTGGCTAGTCGTGCCGGATTTCCAAAGGGAGTTCTCAATGTGATTTCCACGGATAACGATAATACGCCAGCGGTCAGTGAGAGACTTTGCAAGCACCCTTTAGTCCGCAAGGTGACATTCACTGGGAGCACCAGAGTTGGAAGTATTGTCGCGAAGCACTGCAGTGAAGGTGTGAAAAAGGTCACGATGGAACTAGGCGGGAACTGTCCATTCATCGTATTTGACGATGCTGACCTTAAGGAAGCGGTTGCGGCGTTGATGATTCTCAAATGGCGTACTGCCGGACAAGCGTGCACTCACGCCAACCGTGTATATGTCCAAGGCGGAGTCTACGACAAATTTGCGGACATGCTTTGCAAGTCAACAGAGCAGAATATTCGCGTTGGCCATGGCTCCGATCCTCATACCACGATGGGTCCCCTCACAACCAGCCGGGGTGTTGAGAAGCTAGAACGCCATGTGGCAGATGCTGTTAGCCACGGAGGCATGGTTTTGTACGGTGGGAAGAGACCCGTAAACCTAGCTGGCTACTTTTTCGAACCCACTATCATTTCTGATATGACTCCGGACATGCTTTCCACTCGTGAAGAGATCTTCGGGCCTCTTCTTGGGCTGTACAAATTTGAGACTGAAGAAGAGGCGGTGACTTTGGCCAATGATACATCTATGGGCCTGGCGTCGTACTTCTTTACCAAGAGCGTTGATCGGACTTGGCGGCTTCTGGAGAATCTTGAGGCAGGCATGATTGGAATGAATACTG GAAATTCTTCGGCGGCTGAATCGCCATTTGGAGGAATTAAGGAATCCGGCTATGGAAAGGAAGCAGGGAAAGATGTTGCAATTGAAGAGTATTTAGTCTCCAAAACCGGAACCTTGACAGTTATTTAA
- a CDS encoding uncharacterized protein (ID:PFLUO_003370-T1.cds;~source:funannotate), whose amino-acid sequence MAPKQVNIAVIGTGGVGSCFLSQLAWLSKNLHSHSLNLCYIAMIDKALYHPDYAAIDIDTASPTLEAKGTSPPAIPTIVDYLAAAPHKVILVDNTSANSLAEAYPTFLRRGITIITPNKKAFSGSYELWQDIFNSAVTGGSFVYHESSVGAGMPIISTLHDLIQTGDVITRIEGVFSGTMSYLFNKFAPTSGSGGNWSDIVKEAKALGFTEPDPRDDLNGLDVARKLTILGRLAGLPIESPTSFPVESLIPEGLNGLSNGDEFLHSLSDYDNMMEEKRSAAEKAGKVVRFVGSMDMVSKEAKVGLEWFDPTHPIATLKGSDNIISFYTKRYGALPLTVRGAGAGGPVTAMGVTGDLLKIMKALCMALLYRWLLQSNITK is encoded by the exons ATGGCTCCAAAGCAAGTCAACATTGCCGTCATTG GTACCGGTGGAGTAGGCtcctgctttctttctcaaCTGGCTTGGCTGTCTAAGAACCTACATTCACATTCTCTGAACCTCTGTTACATCGCTATGATTGATAAAGCCTTGTACCACCCCGATTACGCAGCAATCGACATTGATACCGCTTCACCTACATTGGAGGCAAAAGGAACCAGCCCTCCGGCCATTCCAACCATTGTCGACTATCTAGCTGCTGCACCCCACAAGGTCATCCTAGTTGACAACACCAGCGCTAACAGCCTAGCGGAGGCATACCCAACATTCCTACGACGAGGAATCACCATAATCACTCCAAACAAGAAAGCCTTCTCCGGAAGCTACGAGCTCTGGCAGGATATTTTCAATTCTGCCGTCACCGGGGGTTCATTCGTATACCATGAATCTTCTGTTGGAGCCGGTATGCCAATCATCTCCACGCTACATGATCTCATCCAGACTGGGGACGTGATTACGCGGATTGAAGGTGTGTTCAGCGGCACCATGTCTTACCTGTTCAACAAGTTTGCTCCAACCTCAGGCTCGGGAGGAAACTGGTCCGATATAGTGAAAGAGGCCAAGGCGCTTGGCTTTACCGAACCAGATCCGCGTGATGATCTCAACGGCTTGGATGTTGCAAGGAAGTTGACGATTCTGGGTCGGTTAGCTGGTCTTCCTATTGAGTCGCCCACTTCATTTCCTGTGGAGTCTTTGATCCCAGAAGGCTTGAATGGTCTTTCGAATGGTGATGAGTTTCTCCATAGCCTATCTGATTACGACAAcatgatggaagagaaacgTTCAGCTGCCGAAAAAGCTGGTAAGGTGGTGCGCTTCGTCGGCAGTATGGATATGGTGAGCAAGGAAGCAAAGGTCGGACTGGAGTGGTTCGACCCAACACATCCTATTGCGACTCTCAAGGGAAGTGATAATATCATCAGCTTTTACACAAAGCGTTATGGAGCTCTGCCTCTCACTGTTCGAGGCGCGGGTGCCGGTGGACCGGTAACCGCAATGGGAGTGACTGGTGATCTACTCAAG ATTATGAAGGCTCTCTGTATGGCCTTACTGTACCGCTGGCTACTTCAGAGCAATATCACTAAGTAG
- a CDS encoding uncharacterized protein (ID:PFLUO_003371-T1.cds;~source:funannotate) — translation MGSINASSSPGKFVLTGEALNKALSGMHPTTRAIHADDFVSPHRAIAPGMHTAVNFRYSRDPEELVPEENKDPNAPQDSHVYSRYTAPNSNRLEVLLRNLMGGEVITYSTGLSAFHAMIILLNPKKIFIGDGYHGCHGVLDIIKRLTGIEKLDLTEVDQAGPGDIIHVETPLNPTGEARNLAYYQVKASEKGAYLTVDSTFAPPPLQNPLDFGADIVMHSGTKYVGGHSDMLCGILVIRADRVEEGWLKTLHKDRQYIGSVMGSFEGWLGIRSARTMQLRVTRQSQTATALVAWLQEQLKDPKSPVGKVLSHIQHASIQENDLKDGWLQKQMPGGFGPVFSIWAKNQEHARRLPSRMFVFQHATSLGGVESLMEWRAMSDAACDNRLLRISCGIEELEDLKVDILQGLESLLRDFP, via the exons ATGGGGTCAATCAACGCGTCCAGCAGTCCAGGGAAATTCGTTTTGACAGGCGAGGCTCTGAACAAGGCTCTGTCTGGTATGCACCCTACGACAAGAGCCATCCACGCCGATGACTTCGTGAGTCCCCATCGCGCAATTGCCCCTGGCATGCACACGGCGGTGAACTTTCGCTATTCGCGTGACCCAGAGGAGTTGGTGCCAGAGGAGAATAAAGAT CCAAATGCTCCTCAAGATTCTCACGTCTATTCTCGCTATACGGCACCTAATTCCAACCGCCTCGAAGTCTTACTGCGAAACCTCATGGGCGGCGAAGTCATTACTTACTCAACTGGACTCTCCGCTTTTCATGCCATGATCATCCTTCTGAACCCTAAGAAGATCTTCATTGGAGACGGTTATCATGGGTGTCATGGTGTTCTGGACATAATCAAGAGATTGACCGGCATCGAGAAACTGGACCTGACGGAAGTCGACCAAGCTGGTCCTGGCGATATCATTCATGTCGAAACTCCCCTTAACCCCACTGGCGAGGCTCGTAATCTCGCTTATTATCAAGTCAAAGCAAGCGAGAAAGGAGCCTATCTGACCGTGGATTCTACTTTCGCTCCACCCCCACTGCAGAATCCATTGGATTTTGGGGCCGATATCGTGATGCACAGTGGAACAAAATATGTTGGCGGTCATTCCGATATGCTTTGCGGGATTTTGGTCATTCGCGCAGACCGAGTTGAGGAGGGATGGCTGAAAACGCTGCACAAGGATCGCCAGTACATTGGCAGTGTGATGGGGAGTTTTGAGGGCTGGTTGGGTATCCGATCTGCCCGTACCATGCAACTTCGCGTAACAAGACAATCCCAAACGGCCACAGCCTTGGTTGCGTGGCTGCAAGAGCAGCTCAAAGATCCGAAGTCTCCGGTTGGAAAGGTTCTGAGCCACATTCAACACGCGTCAATTCAAGAGAATGATTTAAAAGATGGATGGCTGCAGAAGCAGATGCCCGGAGGCTTTGGACCTGTGTTCTCGATTTGGGCAAAGAATCAGGAACATGCGCGCCGGTTGCCCAGCAGGATGTTTGTATTTCAGCATGCAACTAGCCTTGGAGGAGTAGAAAGTTTGATGGAGTGGCGGGCTATGAGTGATGCTGCCTGCGACAACCGGTTGCTGAGGATCAGTTGCGGCATCGAAGAACTTGAGGATTTGAAGGTAGACATTCTACAAGGACTAGAGTCGCTATTGCGAGACTTTCCGTGA
- a CDS encoding uncharacterized protein (ID:PFLUO_003372-T1.cds;~source:funannotate), with protein sequence MAAAVASLFGYKSSIAEPNKLPDEPPKALPASWYRSPEMYELERRAVFSKKWILVTHKLRFTKPGDFLRFEEAGFSFVLCLDRQGNLNGFHNICRHRAFPLISEDQGNAKILSCKYHGWSYGLNGKLAKAPKFDDVPGFQKENQSLFPVHVHIDELGFIWVNLDSSSNPIPWEQDFKGVDTQERFGKFDFSQYKFDHTWHMNGNYNWKTLADNYNECYHCTIAHPDVANLADLSYYYTVSTPGHIQHFSRPKQDKAEEDIQNASTYYFPNACMTVSPHFFYLMRCVPTSAGTCSMEYEVFRHNEASDEDFEYIDSFFKRVLDEDKQLCNAAQKNLNAGVFVNGQLHPRLESAPLFFQNTVRTLLTNHRDEERKEKREIWPARQHSAGQATEEDIVFCSGLACAADGSGELEW encoded by the exons atggctgctgcagtAGCATCGTTGTTTGGCTACAAAAGTTCTATCGCAGAACCCAACAAGCTCCCAGATGAGCCACCAAAAGCTCTCCCGGCTTCTTGGTACCGCTCCCCAGAGATGTACGAGTTGGAACGAAGGGCCGTCTTCTCCAAGAAATGGATCTTGGTCACCCACAAATTGCGCTTCACAAAGCCCGGCGACTTCCTTCGTTTTGAGGAAGCGGGGTTCTCCTTTGTGTTGTGCCTTGATCGCCAGGGAAACTTGAACGGCTTTCACAATATTTGCCGTCATCGTGCCTTTCCTCTAATCTCAGAGGATCAGGGCAATGCCAAGATCCTTTCTTGCAAATACCATGGGTGGTCGTACGGTCTCAATGGAAAACTGGCCAAAGCCCCCAAATTCGACGACGTCCCAGGATTCCAGAAAGAGAACCAGAGCCTGTTCCCGGTACATGTGCATATTGATGAACTGGGTTTTATCTGGGTCAACCTCGACTCTTCCTCAAATCCAATCCCTTGGGAGCAGGACTTCAAAGGCGTCGACACACAAGAGCGATTCGGAAAGTTTGATTTCAGTCAGTACAAGTTTGACCATACATGGCATATGAATGGCAACTATAACTGGAAAACACTCGCGGACAACTACAATGAGTGCTATCATTGCACTATTGCCCATCCCGACGTCGCCAATCTTGCCGATCTATCATATTACTATACCGTTTCTACACCCGGCCACATTCAGCATTTTTCCCGACCGAAGCAAGATAAGGCGGAGGAAGATATTCAGAACGCCAGTACTTATTACTTTCCAAATGCCTGCATGACCGTCTC ACCTCATTTCTTTTACCTGATGCGGTGCGTCCCAACGTCTGCAGGAACATGTTCAATGGAGTACGAGGTTTTCAGGCATAACGAAGCCTCGGATGAAGACTTTGAATACATCGACTCTTTTTTCAAGAGAGTCTTGGACGAGGACAAACAACTGTGTAATGCGGCCCAAAAGAACCTGAATGCTGGTGTCTTCGTCAATGGACagcttcatcctcgtctaGAGAGTGCACCGCTTTTCTTCCAGAATACCGTCAGAACTTTGCTCACAAATCACCGAGACGAGGAGcgaaaggagaagagagagatttGGCCTGCCCGGCAGCATTCCGCCGGACAGGcgaccgaagaagatattGTATTTTGCTCGGGATTAGCATGCGCAGCGGACGGCTCTGGTGAATTAGAATGGTAG
- a CDS encoding uncharacterized protein (ID:PFLUO_003373-T1.cds;~source:funannotate) — translation MKTNTAFISIMAAVLITMIAISIERPGNGKISVTAHPSLYEGFLAVTNIVFAYAGHVAFFGFISEMETPTQYPWTLYMLQGTDTCMYVIAAVVIYYYGGNTVSSPALGSTSPLIVIAGVINGHVAAKYIYVRLFRGTDRMHKRNLFSVGSWVLITFCLWVIAWVIAEAIPVFNDLLSLITALFASWFTYGMSGIFWLFLNWGRFTSSKRKIFLTAVNLLVFAIGACLCGLGLWVSGKAIHDDSSGASFSCADNS, via the exons ATGAAGACAAACACAGCATTTATcagcatcatggccgccgtGCTGATTACCATGATTGCCATATCCATTGAACGTCCAGGCAATGGGAAGATCAGTGTGACGGCACATCCTAGCCTATACGAGGGTTTCCTTGCTGTCACGAATATCGTCTTTGCCTATG CCGGCCATGTCGCTTTTTTTGGTTTCATCTCCGAAATGGAGACGCCAACCCAGTATCCCTGGACTTTGTACATGCTTCAGGGCACTGACACATGCATGTATGTGATTGCGGCCGTGGTCATATATTACTATGGCGGCAACACCGTATCTTCTCCGGCTCTGGGATCTACGAGTCCTTTG ATTGTTATTGCCGGTGTGATCAATGGCCATGTGGCAGCCAAGTACATCTATGTTCGCCTTTTCCGGGGCACAGACCGAATGCACAAGCGCAATCTCTTCTCGGTTGGCTCTTGGGTTCTGATCACATTCTGTCTTTGGGTCATTGCATGGGTTATCGCAGAAGCTATTCCAGTGTTCAATGACTTACTGAGTCTGATT ACTGCCCTCTTTGCCAGCTGGTTTACTT ACGGAATGAGCGGTATTTTCTGGCTGTTTCTCAACTGGGGACGATTCACCTCATccaaaaggaaaatattCCTGACAGCCGTCAACCTTCTCGTCTTCGCAATTGGTGCTTGCTTG TgcggcctcggcctctgGGTTTCTGGAAAAGCAATACACGACGACTCTAGTGGGGCCAGTTTCTCATGTGCTGACAACAGCTAG
- a CDS encoding uncharacterized protein (ID:PFLUO_003374-T1.cds;~source:funannotate), protein MIMTGTDNHIAGLGNLIEFTNYTGWSRFEGEPVTDSGNFYDSKPQRGIPGYEGYLNERVVAIPEVLRDGGYHTMMAGKWHLGLKPERAPHVRGFNRSFAMLPGSSNHFNYRPEGEVKNGTPQFLDTSLICLHNEDGKYVDLEDLPKDFYSSNAYGDKIVEYMDEWHQEQIQKDESSEKPFFAYLAFSAPHWPLQAPKEHIQNYRGVYDEGPEVLRQQRLANLVKLGLIEKNTEAHPVLDDRVEGWDEFTEYEKEMSCRSMEAYAGMVECIDKNVGKVVDYLESIDELDNTFIMFMSDNGAEGAAYEAYPLVKGPLLEHIRKYYDNSFDNIGAANSFVWYGPRWAQAATAPSRLYKLYTTEGGVRVPCIARYPNYPAAIKHDFATVMDIGPTILEMAGLKHPAPTYQGREVAAMRGKSMHSWLKV, encoded by the exons ATGATTATGACGGGCACAGACAATCACATTGCTGGGCTAGGAAATTTGATCGAGTTCACCAACTACACTGGCTGGTCGAGGTTCGAAGGCGAGCCGGTTACGGACAGCGGAAATTTCTATGATTCAAAACCACAGAGAG GGATTCCGGGCTATGAGGGCTATCTGAATGAACGTGTCGTGGCTATCCCCGAGGTTCTTCGTGATGGCGGATATCACACCATGATGGCAGGCAAATGGCATCTTGGGCTGAAGCCGGAACGAGCCCCCCACGTCCGTGGATTCAACCGGTCTTTTGCAATGTTGCCCGGAAGCTCCAACCACTTCAACTATAGGCCGGAGGGAGA AGTGAAAAATGGCACGCCCCAGTTCCTTGACACGAGCTTGATCTGCTTGCACAACGAGGATGGCAAATATGTGGATCTCGAGGATTTGCCCAAAGACTTCTACTCCTCCAATGCCTATGGAGACAAAATCGTTGAATACATGGACGAGTGGCATCAGGAACAAATCCAGAAAGATGAATCCTCAGAGAAGCCTTTCTTTGCCTACTTGGCATTTTCTGCTCCGCATTGGCCACTGCAGGCGCCAAAAGAACATATCCAAAATTACCGTGGAGTCTACGACGAGGGTCCCGAGGTTCTGAGGCAACAGCGGCTGGCAAATCTGGTCAAACTGGGCTTGATTGAGAAAAACACGGAAGCCCACCCTGTATTGGACGACCGCGTAGAAGGGTGGGATGAGTTCACTGAATACGAAAAAGAAATGTCCTGTCGTTCAATGGAGGCATATGCCGGGATGGTGGAG TGTATTGACAAGAACGTTGGCAAAGTAGTTGACTACTTGGAGTCAATCGACGAACTTGACAACACATTTATCATGTTCATGAGTGACAACGGCGCTGAGGGGGCCGCATACGAGGCATATCCTCTTGTAAAGGGACCTTTGCTGGAGCACATCCGCAAGTACTATGACAACAGTTTCGACAATATTGGTGCAGCCAATTCTTTCGTTTGGTATGGTCCGCGCTGGGCACAGGCTGCCACGGCTCCCTCTCGGCTGTACAAGCTGTATACGACTGAGGGTGGTGTGCGTGTTCCTTGCATCGCACGCTACCCGAATTATCCAGCCGCAATTAAGCACGATTTTGCTACTGTCATGGATATTGGCCCAACTATTCTCGAAATGGCAGGTCTGAAGCACCCAGCGCCAACCTACCAAGGTCGTGAGGTTGCAGCCATGCGTGGAAAAAGCATGCACTCCTGGCTCAAGGTCTGA
- a CDS encoding uncharacterized protein (ID:PFLUO_003375-T1.cds;~source:funannotate), which produces MPSFAKEFGSQDSSGEWALSAARASYTSSTAFVGKLIGSLIAPLLIERLGHRWAIWILVVIVWVGVILESTSREIAQFIVGRIVIYFSVGIAEVTSTGYQSEIAPAAMRGTIVGSLQLFNLIGQILASGVNRGYASSEQRSAWITPVAFQAAIPVLIFFGNFLIPDSPRWLISKGRSEDAVTVLNRLRPKADVQAGLTRREADAIREVIQADMESGSWIELFQGVNLRRTAISSSLLFLQQLCGQGFVSGYSPRFYDSVGLSSQAFNYNIGSATLGWGGCLLGMLLSDFVGRRSVLIWGGIGQTIFLFLVAGLGLKKNPTTSDANGLVAGVMLYFFVYSGTWGPLAFTVAAEVGSAPLRAKTLSLGVALNVVSAFIVSFCVPYILDDISANIGWVFGAIAFLCSVLVFFVLPETKNRSLEELDELFRSHVPARKFKKTETNGPGSWVTALETSTTDQATDEATRKENMGEPSGPH; this is translated from the exons ATGCCGAGTTTTGCAAAAGAGTTTGGGAGCCAGGACAGCTCTGGAGAGTGGGCTTTATCCGCTGCACGGGCATCATACACCTCCTCTACAGCATTCGTGGGAAAGCTGATTGGATCTTTG ATTGCGCCACTGCTCATTGAACGCCTTGGTCACCGATGGGCTATCTGgatcttggtggtgatcGTTTGGGTTGGTGTCATCCTTGAGTCCACCTCGCGAGAGATCGCGCAATTCATCGTGGGCAGGATTGTCATATATTTCAG CGTGGGAATTGCTGAGGTGACCTCGAC TGGTTACCAATCCGAGATTGCACCAGCAGCTATGCGTGGCACAATAGTTGGGTCTCTACAACTATTCAATTTGATTGGCCAAATTCTGGCTTCCGGTGTGAATCGGGGATACGCGAGCTCGGAGCAGAGATCAGC ATGGATTACTCCAGTCGCCTTCCAGGCCGCTATTCCGGTCTTGATATTCTTTGGAAATTTCCTGATAC CGGACTCACCCCGATGGCTTATTAGCAAAGGTCGAAGTGAAGATGCGGTTACAGTTCTCAACAGGCTTCGTCCAAAGGCTGATGTTCAAGCTGGGCTTACGCGACGGGAAGCCGATGCAATCCGGGAGGTGATACAAGCCGATATGGAGAGTGGCTCGTGGATTGAATTATTT CAAGGTGTTAATCTTCGTCGAACGGCAATCTCGTCctctctgctcttccttcAACAGCTTTGTGGTCAAGGGTTTGTTTCTGGGT ACTCTCCACGGTTCTATGACTCTGTTGGTCTCTCAAGCCAGGCGTTCAATTATAACATTGGATCGGCGACACTCGGCTGGGGGGGTTGCTTGCTCGGAATGCTTCTCAGCGATTTCGTTGGCCGAAGAAGCGTTTTGATCTGGGGCGGTATTGGACAGACGATCTTTTTGTTCCTTGTTGCTGGCCTAGggttaaaaaaaaatccaaCAACCTCAGACGCAAATGGGCTTGTGGCAGGGGTGATGCTGTATTTTTTCGTCTACTCTGG GACCTGGGGCCCTTTAGCCTTTACA GTTGCGGCCGAAGTGGGATCCGCACCTTTACGTGCTAAGACCTTGTCATTGGGCGTTGCTCTAAA TGTTGTGTCAGCATTTATAGTTTCTTTCTGCGTGCCCTACATCTTGGACGATATTAGCGCGAATATTGGGTGGGTTTTTGGAGCAATCGCATTTTTGTGCTCCGTTCTGGTGTTCTTTGTGCTTCCCGAAACGAAG AATCGGTCCCTTGAG GAGCTAGATGAGTTGTTTAGG TCTCATGTTCCAGCGAGAAAATTTAAGAAGACAGAGACAAATGGACCGGGCAGTTG GGTTACGGCGTTGGAAACTTCAACAACAGACCAAGCGACAGATGAAGCGACGAGAAAGGAGAATATGGGAGAACCTTCAGGGCCGCATTAA
- a CDS encoding uncharacterized protein (ID:PFLUO_003376-T1.cds;~source:funannotate) has translation MASIFPSQRPIGAVLEGVDAAGPLLFAAKSQDASRLQRLLSQQKYRESAMDDSLRICDEADVIDGRRYVNARAIPNLEFIIQTAAENAQPAPLAAAIAFAKSSQLRPAVYISRATVAAAITSGDPVLCEALQTGDPGFVNLVNLDLGHSLYPLALARLQGKDFICDGLLRNGADPSRATPRMFQPR, from the coding sequence ATGGCTTCAATCTTTCCCTCGCAAAGGCCGATCGGGGCCGTCCTCGAAGGCGTTGACGCGGCTGGACCTTTGCTATTTGCCGCGAAATCCCAGGATGCCTCTCGACTGCAGCGGCTTCTGTCACAACAAAAATACCGCGAGAGTGCCATGGACGATTCGTTGAGAATCTGTGATGAAGCCGACGTAATCGACGGCCGACGCTACGTGAACGCCAGGGCTATTCCAAATCTCGAGTTTATCATCCAAACAGCCGCAGAGAATGCCCAGCCTGCTCCACTTGCGGCCGCGATTGCCTTTGCCAAATCTTCCCAATTGAGACCAGCCGTCTACATCAGCAGGGCCACGGTGGCGGCAGCCATCACGAGCGGTGATCCGGTTCTTTGCGAGGCTCTCCAGACTGGGGATCCAGGTTTTGTCAATCTTGTAAATCTCGATTTGGGCCACAGTCTCTATcccctcgctctcgctcgaCTTCAGGGCAAAGACTTCATCTGCGATGGGCTGCTCAGGAACggagcagatccatcaaGAGCCACCCCAAGAATGTTCCAGCCACGATGA